From Nicotiana tabacum cultivar K326 chromosome 15, ASM71507v2, whole genome shotgun sequence, the proteins below share one genomic window:
- the LOC107758999 gene encoding B3 domain-containing protein REM10-like isoform X1 has translation MKVRPVKPHFFKPIQPGFKHALKIPVGFLKYLKGYKKEHAILRKDGKKWLVKVNGYQLEEGWGKFAEEHDLQLGDMLVFRHEGNMEFEVTIFDSSHCDREYAEYMLDEEEANNVEFKDKPSAEADTHNPFGQSHFLCTVRPYCLKGYLCIPTRFAAENGLTNKNCGLIIRDERQRSWNLRLYTSCSRVYIGGIWGEFRVANDLKVGDRIMFEIVTNGEKPIWKFHDISIKPSDMIPLNAQVSTPTSGDNDLPYFISTIKPYSIKKSVLYFPLDFAKSNGLINRKCEMILKDEAQRSWSVWLGRDAHHFGIIRGWTKFRAANCLQVGDVYKFELITNAKIPIAYFRYKYSAEVAKREDH, from the exons ATGAAAGTCCGTCCAGTGAAGCCTCACTTTTTCAAGCCAATTCAACCAGGTTTCAAGCACGCTCTG AAAATTCCTGTAGGTTTCTTGAAGTATCTGAAGGGATATAAGAAGGAACATGCAATACTAAGAAAGGATGGTAAGAAGTGGCTGGTGAAGGTGAACGGCTATCAACTGGAAGAGGGTTGGGGAAAGTTTGCAGAGGAGCATGATCTGCAATTGGGAGATATGTTGGTGTTCAGACATGAAGGGAACATGGAGTTTGAGGTTACCATCTTTGATTCGAGTCACTGTGACAGAGAGTATGCAGAGTATATGCTGGACGAAGAAGAAGCTAACAATGTTGAATTCAAAG ACAAACCAAGTGCAGAAGCTGATACTCACAACCCTTTTGGTCAATCTCATTTTTTATGCACTGTTAGACCCTATTGCCTTAAAGGTTACTTG TGCATTCCTACTCGATTTGCAGCAGAAAATGGTCTCACCAACAAGAATTGTGGTTTGATTATTAGAGATGAAAGACAAAGATCATGGAATTTAAGGCTATATACTTCCTGTTCTCGAGTTTATATTGGAGGTATATGGGGTGAATTTCGTGTTGCAAATGACTTAAAGGTGGGAGATCGTATAATGTTTGAGATTGTTACTAATGGAGAAAAACCAATCTGGAAATTCCATG ACATTAGTATAAAGCCCTCCGACATGATTCCTCTTAATGCACAAGtatctactccaacttctggtGATAATGATCTTCCTTATTTTATTTCGACCATCAAACCTTATTCCATCAAGAAGTCAGTTTTG TATTTCCCACTGGATTTTGCAAAATCAAATGGGTTGATAAATAGAAAGTGTGAGATGATTCTGAAAGATGAAGCTCAGCGATCTTGGTCAGTGTGGCTAGGGAGAGATGCACATCATTTTGGAATTATACGTGGATGGACAAAATTCAGAGCAGCAAATTGTCTCCAAGTAGGAGATGTTTACAAGTTTGAACTCATCACGAACGCGAAAATACCAATTGCGTACTTCCGAT ACAAATATTCTGCAGAGGTTGCAAAGAGAGAGGACCATTGA
- the LOC107758999 gene encoding B3 domain-containing protein REM10-like isoform X2 has protein sequence MKVRPVKPHFFKPIQPGFKHALKIPVGFLKYLKGYKKEHAILRKDGKKWLVKVNGYQLEEGWGKFAEEHDLQLGDMLVFRHEGNMEFEVTIFDSSHCDREYAEYMLDEEEANNVEFKDKPSAEADTHNPFGQSHFLCTVRPYCLKGYLCIPTRFAAENGLTNKNCGLIIRDERQRSWNLRLYTSCSRVYIGGIWGEFRVANDLKVGDRIMFEIVTNGEKPIWKFHDISIKPSDMIPLNAQVSTPTSGDNDLPYFISTIKPYSIKKSVLYFPLDFAKSNGLINRKCEMILKDEAQRSWSVWLGRDAHHFGIIRGWTKFRAANCLQVGDVYKFELITNAKIPIAYFRCKYSAEVAKREDH, from the exons ATGAAAGTCCGTCCAGTGAAGCCTCACTTTTTCAAGCCAATTCAACCAGGTTTCAAGCACGCTCTG AAAATTCCTGTAGGTTTCTTGAAGTATCTGAAGGGATATAAGAAGGAACATGCAATACTAAGAAAGGATGGTAAGAAGTGGCTGGTGAAGGTGAACGGCTATCAACTGGAAGAGGGTTGGGGAAAGTTTGCAGAGGAGCATGATCTGCAATTGGGAGATATGTTGGTGTTCAGACATGAAGGGAACATGGAGTTTGAGGTTACCATCTTTGATTCGAGTCACTGTGACAGAGAGTATGCAGAGTATATGCTGGACGAAGAAGAAGCTAACAATGTTGAATTCAAAG ACAAACCAAGTGCAGAAGCTGATACTCACAACCCTTTTGGTCAATCTCATTTTTTATGCACTGTTAGACCCTATTGCCTTAAAGGTTACTTG TGCATTCCTACTCGATTTGCAGCAGAAAATGGTCTCACCAACAAGAATTGTGGTTTGATTATTAGAGATGAAAGACAAAGATCATGGAATTTAAGGCTATATACTTCCTGTTCTCGAGTTTATATTGGAGGTATATGGGGTGAATTTCGTGTTGCAAATGACTTAAAGGTGGGAGATCGTATAATGTTTGAGATTGTTACTAATGGAGAAAAACCAATCTGGAAATTCCATG ACATTAGTATAAAGCCCTCCGACATGATTCCTCTTAATGCACAAGtatctactccaacttctggtGATAATGATCTTCCTTATTTTATTTCGACCATCAAACCTTATTCCATCAAGAAGTCAGTTTTG TATTTCCCACTGGATTTTGCAAAATCAAATGGGTTGATAAATAGAAAGTGTGAGATGATTCTGAAAGATGAAGCTCAGCGATCTTGGTCAGTGTGGCTAGGGAGAGATGCACATCATTTTGGAATTATACGTGGATGGACAAAATTCAGAGCAGCAAATTGTCTCCAAGTAGGAGATGTTTACAAGTTTGAACTCATCACGAACGCGAAAATACCAATTGCGTACTTCCGAT